A window of the Solibacillus sp. FSL R7-0668 genome harbors these coding sequences:
- a CDS encoding DUF262 domain-containing protein, with protein MAFIFTRNTMELRDIYKKFNVGEYIIDDSYQRRKVWTEKDNIRLIETILLNLVIPEIFLWPSEIDHKTGDTITHIVDGQQRINAIVEFLSGAFCLKKAALISNEISDNYGNLYFDNLPIEVKKSFWSYKLSIVDIDRNCSKDDIKDMFYRLNITDYKLNEQEIRHSLNTVFGQVALDLSRQGFWDDIGVFSSSDVKRMKDVEYCASILLLADEGILDQTTSKRLNQAYDDYKDEFPETELILDLISKAIDNITFLKQPSNEKFLNKKIQLYTTFCLMFYLEEHQIPLNTTLKERFNLFVNTYVNFKNDISETDVPDHIRNLFKLINSYRLASSEGVNKLSNRMLRFEIMKKTCLLTEEFPEELFEDLTIYLKNL; from the coding sequence ATGGCGTTTATTTTCACACGAAACACTATGGAGTTAAGGGATATATACAAAAAATTCAATGTCGGTGAGTACATAATAGACGACAGTTATCAACGCCGAAAAGTTTGGACAGAAAAAGATAATATTCGTTTGATTGAAACAATCTTATTAAATCTAGTTATTCCGGAAATTTTTCTTTGGCCTTCAGAAATTGACCATAAAACTGGGGATACTATTACCCACATAGTTGATGGTCAACAGCGTATTAATGCTATTGTCGAATTTTTATCGGGTGCTTTTTGTTTGAAAAAAGCTGCACTAATTTCAAATGAAATTAGCGATAACTATGGAAATTTGTATTTTGATAATCTTCCTATAGAAGTAAAAAAATCTTTCTGGTCTTACAAACTATCAATAGTTGATATTGACAGGAATTGTTCTAAAGATGATATCAAAGATATGTTTTATCGGTTAAATATTACTGATTACAAATTAAATGAACAAGAAATTAGACATAGTCTTAATACAGTTTTCGGACAAGTTGCCCTAGATTTATCTCGTCAAGGTTTTTGGGATGATATAGGCGTCTTTAGTAGTTCGGATGTCAAAAGAATGAAAGATGTAGAATACTGTGCTAGTATCCTCCTTTTAGCAGATGAAGGTATACTCGACCAAACTACATCCAAAAGATTAAATCAAGCTTATGATGATTATAAAGATGAGTTTCCAGAAACAGAACTTATATTAGATTTAATCTCAAAGGCTATAGACAATATCACATTCTTAAAGCAACCTTCCAATGAAAAATTTTTAAATAAAAAAATTCAACTTTATACTACATTTTGTCTTATGTTTTATTTAGAAGAACATCAAATCCCATTAAATACAACACTTAAAGAACGTTTTAACTTATTTGTAAATACTTATGTTAACTTTAAAAACGATATTTCTGAAACGGATGTACCAGATCATATTAGAAATCTATTCAAATTAATCAATAGTTACCGTTTAGCTTCTTCAGAAGGTGTTAATAAGTTGTCAAATCGTATGCTTAGATTCGAAATTATGAAAAAAACTTGCCTACTGACTGAAGAATTTCCCGAAGAATTATTTGAAGATTTAACAATTTATTTGAAAAATTTATAA
- a CDS encoding DNA cytosine methyltransferase, with translation MSINIYSFFSGGGFLDLGFEKSGFDIVLVNEFDKDFMDIYKYSRESMNLSKPKHGYHNCSIHDFLKGSGKQQIKKFIEEDKLNNNIIGFIGGPPCPDFSVAGKNVGIEGDNGKLTTLYKRIILENTPDFFLLENVKGLWATKKHRIEYERLKKSFKRKGYVLLENLANSLEYGVPQYRERIFLVGFKKSLFNDNEQIKHLLSDFNWGKNQNFNLDNVFNLPWPTTNPYKSNSVLQPPTGILTELTAQYWFEKNNVLNHPNAKDYFVPYSDKFKSISEGDISRKSFKRLHRWRFSPTVAYGNNEVHLHPYLPRRLSVAEALSLQSLPINYIIKEDVTLTKKFKLVGNGVPYLMSKGIATEIYNKLIRLHR, from the coding sequence TTGTCAATTAACATATATTCCTTTTTTTCAGGGGGCGGCTTCTTAGACTTAGGTTTCGAAAAATCTGGTTTTGATATTGTATTAGTTAATGAATTCGACAAAGATTTTATGGATATTTACAAATATTCAAGGGAAAGTATGAATTTATCTAAACCTAAACACGGATATCATAATTGCAGTATCCATGATTTTTTAAAAGGATCAGGAAAGCAGCAAATAAAAAAATTTATAGAAGAAGATAAATTAAACAACAATATAATTGGTTTCATTGGTGGACCACCTTGTCCTGACTTTTCAGTTGCTGGAAAGAACGTTGGTATTGAAGGGGATAATGGTAAACTAACTACTCTATATAAACGAATTATTTTAGAAAATACTCCTGACTTTTTCCTTTTGGAAAATGTTAAAGGTCTTTGGGCAACTAAAAAGCATCGTATCGAATATGAACGTTTAAAAAAATCATTTAAACGAAAAGGTTACGTCTTACTAGAAAATCTAGCAAACTCATTAGAATACGGTGTCCCTCAATATAGGGAAAGAATATTTCTAGTAGGCTTCAAAAAATCATTATTTAATGATAATGAACAGATTAAACACTTACTAAGTGATTTCAACTGGGGAAAAAACCAAAATTTCAATTTGGATAACGTGTTTAATTTACCTTGGCCAACAACCAATCCATATAAATCTAATTCAGTTTTACAACCTCCGACAGGTATTCTCACTGAATTGACAGCTCAATATTGGTTTGAAAAAAATAATGTTTTGAATCATCCTAATGCTAAAGATTATTTTGTTCCATACTCTGATAAATTTAAATCTATAAGTGAAGGGGACATTAGTAGAAAATCTTTTAAACGGCTGCATCGTTGGCGTTTTTCTCCAACAGTTGCATATGGAAATAATGAAGTACACCTACATCCTTATCTACCTCGTAGGTTATCTGTAGCTGAAGCTCTTAGTTTACAATCATTACCAATAAACTATATAATAAAAGAAGATGTAACACTTACAAAAAAATTCAAATTAGTAGGTAACGGTGTGCCTTATTTAATGAGCAAAGGCATCGCAACAGAGATTTACAATAAGTTGATTAGATTGCATCGTTAA
- a CDS encoding helix-turn-helix domain-containing protein, giving the protein MQLLSNTIRDHIKELMQQQNLTVSELARRSELTQSTVDSVLHTQNTNPRIDTIHKMIKALNISIPEFFNHPKFKDL; this is encoded by the coding sequence ATGCAACTATTATCAAATACAATTAGAGACCATATCAAAGAACTCATGCAACAGCAAAACTTAACTGTTTCTGAACTAGCAAGGCGATCTGAATTAACCCAATCAACCGTAGATTCCGTACTTCATACACAAAATACAAATCCTCGTATTGACACGATCCACAAAATGATTAAAGCCCTTAACATATCTATTCCAGAATTCTTTAATCATCCTAAATTTAAAGACCTTTAA
- the dcm gene encoding DNA (cytosine-5-)-methyltransferase gives MYAIDLFCGAGGFSEGILQAGFHIVFSSDRSPYVQQTYEARHNQLGLIQGENTFFKLSDIRDLEGEEILNCINSLSLFKSNSKTFRPRDIDAIFGGPPCQGFSVAGKRDKSDPRNMLFREYLRVINYLMPKYIVMENVTGFMTMEVNPDFESFNNISYKDDELVKNVVTKELEAFGYTVLPPRILDASDYGVPQRRQRAIFLAYRNDVKPLNYPEATTPLPEQKLTVIDALKGVTVEGESDFSNQSQLGRTRHMLTGEPIAHLKSPLNMEESKHSPVIVERFSLFQQGESVNQLKNRLLTNKLHGNKVIDLEKLPNLLLETTFNLNKTFNKHLLETILIKKNIELEKDANGKSSLLESFYKRIIKLWNLDINSTEFINECKKNIGTKKFNVELIVEVFSAAKLKLNTFISTQDVTSWFNNENFTPQYVTHTNDEGELITEISYTQIPLFFNIGKAQLSWDEIINAVLTNKNTRTRLDGSQPGPTMVTLPDDFIHPLKNKILNVREMARIQSFDDSFEFLGKRTTGGEKRSQEVPQFTQVGNAVPPLLAYAIANEVKKALEKC, from the coding sequence ATGTACGCAATAGATTTATTTTGCGGTGCTGGAGGTTTTAGTGAAGGAATATTACAAGCAGGTTTTCATATAGTATTCTCAAGTGACAGAAGCCCTTATGTACAACAAACTTATGAAGCAAGACATAATCAATTAGGTTTAATTCAAGGTGAGAATACCTTTTTCAAATTAAGCGATATACGAGATTTAGAGGGAGAAGAAATTTTAAACTGTATCAATTCCCTTAGTCTCTTTAAATCTAATAGTAAAACATTCCGCCCTAGAGATATAGATGCAATTTTTGGTGGACCACCCTGTCAGGGATTTAGCGTGGCTGGAAAAAGAGATAAGTCTGACCCACGTAATATGCTTTTTAGAGAGTATTTGCGAGTAATCAATTATCTAATGCCTAAATATATCGTGATGGAAAACGTAACTGGGTTTATGACAATGGAAGTAAATCCAGACTTTGAAAGCTTTAATAACATTTCTTACAAAGACGATGAATTAGTAAAAAATGTAGTAACTAAAGAGTTAGAAGCGTTTGGTTATACTGTATTACCGCCAAGAATTTTAGATGCATCAGATTATGGTGTACCTCAGCGTAGACAACGAGCTATCTTTTTAGCCTATAGAAACGACGTCAAACCTTTAAATTATCCAGAAGCAACGACACCATTACCAGAACAAAAACTAACTGTTATAGATGCGTTAAAAGGTGTAACTGTCGAAGGCGAAAGTGACTTTTCTAATCAATCGCAGTTGGGGCGAACACGTCATATGTTAACAGGTGAACCCATAGCTCATTTAAAATCCCCATTAAATATGGAAGAATCTAAACATAGCCCTGTAATTGTAGAACGCTTTTCATTATTTCAACAAGGTGAATCTGTTAATCAGTTAAAAAACCGTCTTTTAACAAATAAACTACATGGCAATAAAGTTATAGATTTAGAAAAGCTACCAAATCTACTGTTAGAAACTACGTTCAACCTTAATAAAACATTTAATAAGCACCTATTAGAGACTATTTTAATTAAAAAAAACATTGAACTCGAGAAAGATGCGAATGGAAAATCTTCTTTATTAGAAAGTTTCTATAAACGAATTATAAAGCTTTGGAATTTAGATATTAATTCAACGGAATTCATCAATGAATGTAAAAAGAATATTGGTACTAAAAAATTCAATGTAGAGCTTATTGTTGAAGTTTTTTCAGCAGCAAAGTTAAAACTAAACACTTTTATCTCTACGCAAGATGTAACCTCTTGGTTTAACAACGAAAATTTCACGCCTCAGTACGTGACTCATACAAATGATGAAGGTGAATTGATTACTGAAATCAGTTATACTCAAATCCCTTTATTTTTTAATATAGGAAAAGCTCAGTTATCTTGGGATGAAATTATTAATGCTGTACTAACAAATAAAAATACTCGAACACGATTAGATGGTAGTCAACCAGGTCCTACTATGGTTACTTTACCAGATGATTTCATTCATCCCCTTAAAAATAAAATACTAAACGTCAGAGAAATGGCCCGAATACAGTCATTTGATGACAGCTTTGAATTCTTAGGAAAACGAACAACTGGTGGAGAAAAACGTAGCCAAGAAGTTCCTCAATTCACTCAAGTAGGAAATGCAGTCCCACCTTTATTAGCGTATGCAATTGCAAATGAAGTAAAAAAAGCTTTAGAGAAATGTTAA
- a CDS encoding MvaI/BcnI family restriction endonuclease, with protein sequence MIFVPNEIEQEKINAIQKVYNKDYALVRLTSTMLEKSIIDASFLIRNMLRKNGIVDFQSIEQGKKNRVLKDSFILSKSEIIKVTSSFYRPNTKKGDPRFWLYKFKDFVDVNTLIYLTPYKNHLMVIVLDDYFDSSFINKVFSSETIQLKAEILEKINIVREKGFVYSVSDAKKIAPKDVGDTFEREMGIEPNIKPTADYKGKVELKAKRKASKTKDSLFSQVPDWSASKIKSAGELILKYGYPHSKKPEYLALYVTVSNIPNKQGFYLKVEEEKEQLVMCDKHGTALCVWHFKDIEAKLLAKHPSTLWIMADEESINNHWHFKYTDAVLTRNPIFTSFLSLIEQGKITYDWRAKVKPDRTGYDDHGNGFRLNPKYRNELFAEEEII encoded by the coding sequence ATGATATTTGTGCCAAATGAAATAGAACAAGAGAAGATAAATGCAATTCAAAAAGTTTATAACAAAGATTATGCTTTAGTTAGATTAACTTCTACAATGCTTGAAAAAAGTATAATAGATGCATCATTTCTCATTAGAAATATGTTGAGAAAAAATGGAATTGTTGATTTCCAGAGTATTGAACAAGGCAAAAAAAATAGGGTATTAAAGGATTCCTTTATCCTTAGTAAATCAGAAATTATCAAAGTGACTTCGAGTTTTTATAGACCAAATACAAAAAAGGGAGATCCAAGATTTTGGTTATATAAGTTTAAAGATTTCGTTGATGTTAATACTTTAATTTATCTTACACCATATAAAAATCATTTAATGGTGATTGTTCTAGACGATTATTTTGATAGTAGTTTCATTAATAAAGTATTTTCTAGTGAAACGATTCAATTAAAAGCTGAAATTTTAGAAAAAATCAATATAGTACGTGAAAAAGGCTTTGTTTATAGTGTTTCAGATGCTAAAAAAATTGCCCCTAAAGATGTAGGTGATACATTTGAACGTGAAATGGGAATTGAACCGAATATTAAACCAACTGCTGATTATAAGGGTAAAGTGGAATTAAAAGCAAAACGTAAAGCAAGTAAAACAAAAGATTCTTTATTTTCACAAGTTCCAGATTGGTCTGCTAGTAAAATAAAATCAGCTGGGGAACTGATTTTAAAATATGGATATCCGCATTCGAAAAAACCAGAATATTTAGCATTATATGTAACGGTGAGTAATATACCTAATAAACAGGGGTTTTATTTAAAAGTAGAAGAGGAAAAAGAACAGTTAGTAATGTGCGATAAGCATGGGACGGCTTTATGTGTCTGGCATTTTAAAGATATTGAAGCGAAACTATTAGCTAAACACCCATCTACTCTATGGATTATGGCTGATGAAGAAAGTATAAATAATCACTGGCATTTTAAATATACAGATGCGGTTTTAACAAGAAATCCTATATTTACATCATTTTTAAGTCTGATAGAGCAAGGGAAAATTACATACGATTGGAGAGCGAAAGTTAAACCAGACAGAACTGGTTACGATGATCATGGGAATGGGTTTAGGTTAAACCCTAAATATAGAAATGAGCTTTTTGCTGAGGAAGAAATTATTTAA
- the tnpC gene encoding IS66 family transposase gives MSAEATEKIIQLLEEQLAFMKQQNQELSKKLDASFAQNKYLSEQVRQLTKMIYGSRSEKSKYQAPDGQVSLFEDDPSFNDSEQTEEQSTETVTYTVTRLNKKKKRNDSFIEGVEVEEIHHHPTNLECDCCQNQLQKIGSTIAREEATFIPAKLVRVQHIEHAYECKQCKKDNEQSSFIQRGKAPTAAIPRSIAGPTVLAKVIYDKFSLYLPLYRQVKEWTRAGLITNDKNLSNWVIRVAEDWLLPIYEEMKNVLSAKTLLHIDETVAKVLNRSDGKRPQSNAYNWVFRSVPTEGPVVILFEHALTRSRTVLENYLADFKGTVICDGYAAYDKLSNITFANCWAHVRRYWGKVESKNGRIGLAYCNKLYVLEQKFKGLPPKQRQKMRWRYARKVIRKFFGWLEKSQFFGKNALATATEYTLNRRKELKAFLYNGQIEIDNNPAENAIRPTVIGRKNWLFSVSEAGAKANAICLSLAETAKANGIDFYQYLVKLLTELPNLPIHQQPELLQEYMPWSAKIQATCAKIKAA, from the coding sequence ATGAGTGCAGAAGCAACTGAAAAAATAATTCAGTTATTAGAAGAACAACTCGCTTTTATGAAACAACAAAATCAAGAGCTTTCGAAAAAATTAGATGCATCGTTCGCCCAAAATAAATACTTATCTGAACAAGTTCGCCAATTAACAAAAATGATTTATGGTTCACGCTCAGAGAAGTCAAAATACCAAGCACCCGATGGGCAAGTCTCGCTATTTGAGGATGACCCATCTTTTAATGATTCTGAGCAAACAGAAGAACAAAGCACGGAAACTGTAACCTATACAGTGACCCGTTTAAATAAAAAGAAAAAGCGCAATGATTCATTCATAGAAGGTGTGGAAGTAGAGGAAATTCACCATCATCCAACCAATCTCGAATGTGACTGTTGCCAAAATCAACTACAAAAAATTGGCTCCACAATTGCTCGGGAAGAAGCAACATTTATTCCAGCTAAGTTGGTGCGCGTGCAGCATATTGAGCATGCCTATGAGTGTAAGCAATGTAAAAAAGATAACGAGCAAAGTTCGTTTATTCAACGCGGAAAAGCGCCAACGGCGGCGATTCCTCGTAGCATTGCAGGGCCAACGGTGTTGGCAAAAGTAATTTATGATAAATTCTCGCTTTATCTACCGCTTTATCGTCAAGTCAAAGAGTGGACACGTGCAGGATTAATCACGAATGATAAAAATCTTTCGAATTGGGTCATTCGTGTAGCTGAAGATTGGCTATTGCCAATTTACGAGGAAATGAAAAATGTCCTTTCGGCCAAAACACTGCTTCATATTGATGAAACGGTTGCTAAAGTATTAAATCGTTCCGATGGAAAACGTCCACAATCAAATGCGTATAACTGGGTATTCCGATCCGTTCCAACAGAGGGGCCAGTGGTTATTCTATTTGAGCATGCATTAACGAGAAGTCGAACGGTATTGGAGAACTATTTGGCTGACTTTAAAGGCACGGTTATTTGTGATGGTTACGCTGCCTATGATAAGTTATCCAACATTACGTTCGCTAACTGTTGGGCGCACGTTCGACGCTATTGGGGAAAGGTTGAAAGCAAGAATGGGCGTATTGGCTTGGCTTACTGCAACAAACTCTATGTATTAGAACAAAAATTCAAAGGACTACCACCGAAGCAACGACAAAAAATGCGATGGCGATATGCAAGAAAGGTTATTCGTAAGTTTTTTGGCTGGCTTGAAAAGTCACAGTTCTTTGGTAAAAATGCATTAGCTACGGCAACCGAGTATACGTTGAATAGAAGAAAAGAGCTGAAAGCCTTCCTGTATAATGGGCAGATCGAAATTGATAATAACCCAGCAGAAAATGCGATTCGTCCAACGGTAATCGGTCGAAAAAATTGGCTCTTCTCTGTAAGTGAGGCGGGTGCAAAAGCGAATGCGATTTGTTTGAGTTTAGCGGAAACAGCAAAAGCAAACGGAATTGATTTCTATCAATACCTGGTAAAGCTTTTAACGGAACTGCCGAATTTACCAATTCACCAGCAACCTGAATTATTACAAGAGTACATGCCTTGGTCGGCTAAAATTCAAGCAACATGTGCCAAAATCAAAGCAGCATAA
- a CDS encoding tyrosine-type recombinase/integrase yields MEETLFPLQQYKMTKQKDETLQKIRQDKLNRYQSDFNLFQAFCDEHFLSKDFEALELYLHDLITQQQVRLSTFNRRLAGVKYWLVHEYGFQFTSEHEGSIKLLRSLYDQEDFLRLKPMHGKRAEKQSDVLRLIDRYDTDKKSDIRKRAICLVNLITANRPSEMVRLKVSDFDLENRTVQVMMVKQGEMKEKRLTLECVQAIRNYIVAYELMPEDYFVGAADKWGNHTSRQISEVSYNQAIQSWLGFAPYTFRKTQITAMYQKGADIPTIAKQSGHKSHQTIMEHYIKLKSDDVDEFL; encoded by the coding sequence ATGGAAGAAACCCTATTTCCTTTGCAGCAATATAAAATGACGAAGCAAAAGGACGAAACGCTACAAAAGATTCGGCAGGATAAGTTAAATCGGTACCAGTCCGATTTCAATTTGTTTCAAGCCTTTTGTGATGAGCATTTCCTTTCAAAGGATTTTGAAGCACTCGAACTGTATCTTCATGACCTGATCACGCAACAACAAGTTCGATTATCGACATTTAATCGACGTTTAGCCGGCGTGAAGTACTGGTTAGTACATGAATACGGATTTCAATTCACCTCAGAGCACGAGGGAAGCATTAAATTACTACGTAGTTTGTACGATCAAGAGGATTTTTTACGATTAAAGCCGATGCATGGGAAACGTGCTGAAAAGCAAAGTGATGTACTGCGACTCATTGATCGCTACGATACAGATAAAAAGAGTGACATTCGCAAGCGAGCAATTTGTTTGGTGAATCTTATTACAGCGAATCGACCGTCTGAAATGGTACGGTTAAAAGTGAGTGATTTTGATTTAGAAAATCGCACAGTTCAAGTGATGATGGTGAAGCAGGGCGAAATGAAAGAAAAACGCCTGACGTTAGAGTGTGTGCAGGCGATTCGAAACTATATCGTGGCATACGAATTAATGCCCGAGGATTATTTCGTCGGCGCTGCCGATAAATGGGGCAACCATACGAGCAGGCAAATTAGTGAGGTCAGCTACAATCAAGCCATTCAAAGCTGGCTCGGCTTCGCACCGTACACTTTTAGAAAAACACAAATTACGGCGATGTACCAAAAGGGTGCAGACATTCCGACGATTGCAAAACAGTCTGGTCATAAGTCACATCAGACAATTATGGAACATTATATTAAATTGAAATCGGATGATGTCGATGAATTTTTATAA
- a CDS encoding ParA family protein, which translates to MAITIVVGNFKGGVGKTKVSVMASWELAFDRKKKVLLVDMDPQGNASTLIARSTGVTEINTSIFEGFQKGSLKECIVEVTENLHMIPAQVSFKNFPKFLYAHVKEEIDQVSYLKKLLDPIREDYDYIFIDVPPTISDFSDNAMMAADYVLIILQAQELSLEGAETYVKYLQFMADNYDADIQVAGVLPVLLRPGGRVDMSTIERAKEMFGEDNVMENVIKHLERLKAWDVTGITNNDMHDKKAHQVFLDVVDELEQKLAQFEEAGKYE; encoded by the coding sequence ATGGCAATTACAATCGTGGTTGGGAACTTTAAAGGTGGCGTTGGCAAGACGAAGGTATCAGTAATGGCGAGCTGGGAGCTAGCGTTTGACCGTAAAAAAAAGGTGCTGCTTGTTGATATGGACCCACAAGGCAATGCGAGTACACTGATTGCACGTTCGACAGGGGTAACAGAGATTAATACAAGTATTTTTGAAGGCTTCCAGAAGGGCTCGTTAAAAGAGTGTATCGTGGAAGTAACAGAGAATCTTCATATGATTCCGGCACAAGTATCGTTTAAAAACTTCCCGAAATTTTTATATGCCCATGTCAAAGAGGAAATTGACCAAGTTTCATATTTAAAGAAGCTGCTTGATCCGATTCGTGAAGATTACGACTATATCTTTATCGACGTACCACCGACAATCAGTGACTTCTCAGATAATGCGATGATGGCTGCTGATTACGTCTTGATCATTTTACAAGCTCAGGAACTGTCACTTGAGGGTGCTGAAACGTACGTAAAATATCTACAATTTATGGCCGACAATTACGATGCCGATATTCAGGTAGCTGGCGTGTTACCAGTATTACTTCGTCCAGGTGGGCGCGTGGACATGTCGACAATCGAGCGTGCGAAAGAAATGTTCGGTGAAGATAACGTTATGGAAAACGTCATCAAGCATTTAGAACGTTTAAAAGCTTGGGATGTAACGGGCATTACAAATAACGACATGCACGATAAAAAAGCGCATCAGGTGTTTTTAGATGTCGTGGACGAGCTCGAGCAAAAACTCGCACAGTTTGAGGAGGCTGGTAAATATGAGTAA
- a CDS encoding primase C-terminal domain-containing protein codes for MAIFTLEKQEMGQLFDTLLHTGIHTYKKKHSKASLPARVQADKKEQPTRQGAIFVMRQKADFTANGVKGYIVTSKETLLEDAHTLTHFTPNVYRTFGYTDDSRRFIYGFEERNLQQINTFVVDIDTKNYSVNELLMACMDASIGLPTFIVASDRGYQLYFVLESPLFISNKENFRGLKVAKRISDNLKRSLQSVEADLFCNDFGFFRLPTEKNVVYKDFDNQYSIAALIQWSMRQDDDMQRPLFVLPTKKHKQSVVHTEWFDALVHTVNIKGNKGVLGRNNTLFTLALICYAEGWDLERTENFLDEFNSRLQEPLNGQDLYTILQSAYSGKYSGPSKEYVEAILALHVKNGAEYTVSFGSRAWYKFKKEREDRTRSHYDEWEEDIIKYITAEKASSEPFIWRTQKELCEAIGMAQSTLNEVLKRSTQLVKTVTGKGRGAKTGWTTVKLFIQYAMELMNTAREKKATYRKQLIQVIKEWTEELEIIAGYAPLVSYLEALYFKESPSVTDEHRIRGSS; via the coding sequence ATGGCTATTTTTACGTTAGAAAAGCAGGAGATGGGGCAGCTATTTGATACGCTGCTACACACAGGGATTCATACGTATAAAAAGAAACATTCGAAAGCGAGCTTACCGGCACGTGTACAGGCTGATAAGAAGGAGCAGCCGACACGCCAAGGTGCTATCTTTGTTATGCGTCAAAAGGCTGACTTTACAGCAAATGGCGTAAAGGGCTATATCGTGACGTCGAAGGAAACGTTACTAGAGGACGCGCACACGCTGACACACTTCACACCCAACGTGTACCGTACGTTTGGTTATACGGATGATTCACGCCGTTTTATTTACGGTTTTGAGGAGCGTAACCTTCAGCAAATTAATACGTTTGTGGTTGATATTGATACGAAAAACTATAGCGTGAACGAGCTGCTAATGGCATGCATGGACGCCTCGATTGGTTTACCGACGTTTATTGTCGCATCTGATCGTGGTTATCAGCTGTATTTTGTACTGGAATCACCACTGTTTATTTCGAATAAAGAAAACTTCCGTGGCTTAAAAGTGGCCAAGCGCATTAGTGATAATTTAAAGCGTAGTTTGCAGTCGGTAGAAGCCGATTTATTTTGTAACGACTTTGGCTTTTTCCGTTTACCAACAGAAAAAAATGTCGTATATAAAGATTTCGATAATCAATATTCCATTGCGGCACTGATACAGTGGTCGATGCGTCAAGATGATGATATGCAGCGTCCTTTATTTGTGCTACCTACAAAGAAACATAAGCAGTCTGTCGTGCATACAGAGTGGTTTGATGCATTAGTTCATACAGTGAATATTAAAGGTAATAAAGGCGTGCTAGGGCGTAATAATACGCTGTTTACACTAGCGCTTATTTGCTATGCAGAAGGCTGGGATTTAGAGCGTACTGAGAACTTTTTAGATGAATTCAACTCACGCTTACAAGAACCTTTAAATGGTCAGGACTTATATACCATTTTACAGTCAGCGTATTCAGGCAAATATAGTGGTCCAAGCAAGGAATATGTAGAGGCGATACTGGCTTTACACGTGAAAAATGGGGCTGAATATACGGTGTCATTTGGCAGTCGTGCCTGGTACAAGTTTAAAAAGGAGCGAGAGGACCGTACACGTAGCCATTATGATGAGTGGGAAGAAGATATTATCAAATATATTACGGCTGAAAAAGCGTCTTCAGAGCCGTTTATTTGGCGTACACAAAAAGAGCTTTGTGAGGCAATCGGTATGGCGCAAAGTACATTAAATGAGGTGCTAAAGCGTTCTACGCAGCTCGTTAAAACGGTAACAGGGAAAGGTAGAGGTGCCAAAACAGGTTGGACAACAGTGAAGCTGTTTATTCAGTATGCAATGGAACTTATGAATACGGCAAGAGAGAAAAAAGCGACCTATCGCAAGCAGTTGATTCAAGTTATAAAGGAATGGACAGAGGAGTTAGAAATCATTGCCGGCTATGCGCCGTTAGTGAGCTATTTAGAAGCTCTATACTTTAAAGAAAGCCCATCCGTTACCGATGAACATCGTATTCGTGGCTCTAGTTAA
- the tnpB gene encoding IS66 family insertion sequence element accessory protein TnpB (TnpB, as the term is used for proteins encoded by IS66 family insertion elements, is considered an accessory protein, since TnpC, encoded by a neighboring gene, is a DDE family transposase.): protein MKHDFTRVQNIYIVCGKTDMRKGIDGLATLVQDSFELDPFSDSIFLFSGTSKDRYKCLYFDGDGFALLYKRLDSGRLQWPKNEKEVRNLSQQELRWLLEGLSLQQPKAILKSAKGAF, encoded by the coding sequence ATGAAGCACGATTTTACGCGTGTGCAAAATATTTATATTGTCTGTGGAAAAACAGACATGCGTAAAGGGATTGATGGTCTAGCGACCCTCGTTCAAGATTCATTTGAACTCGATCCTTTTAGTGACTCGATTTTTTTATTTTCAGGTACAAGTAAGGACCGCTATAAGTGTCTTTATTTTGATGGGGATGGCTTTGCGTTGCTTTATAAAAGGCTAGACAGTGGCCGATTACAATGGCCGAAAAATGAAAAAGAAGTGCGCAATCTCTCTCAACAGGAATTGCGTTGGTTATTAGAAGGCTTATCTCTTCAACAACCAAAAGCGATTTTAAAATCTGCAAAAGGTGCCTTTTAA